The window ATCCTATTGCTGATTGTTAGGATTCATTTGTCCATTGACAATAGGTAAAAAATATGGATGAGCCATAGCTTCGCGAGCAGTAAGTCGGTCAACATGATCATAACGTAATAGTTTATCAAGAAAGTCTAGGGCTTCTGGAGAAACTAAATGTTGGTTGTCGGAATGAACAAATCGTTCCCATCGCTTTCTAGAATGCCGTTGTAGAATGTCATGAAATCGAGGATCTAAATCAATGTTATATTTATCTAAATAGGCATAAAGTTCCTCAGTGCCCAGCACCTTAGCAATGCGTACCAGTTGATCGTAGTTGTCGTGACCATGAAAGAACGGCTCCTTTCTAAATATCATTGAAGCCAACATACAACCTAGCGACCACATATCGAGTGAATAATCATACATTTGGTAGTCCACCAGTAACTCGGGTCCTTTAAAATATCGTGATGCTACACGAACATTATATTCTTGGCCAGGGTGATAAAATTCGGCTAGGCCCCAATCAATAAGGCGTAATTTGCGATTTTCATGGTCAATCATTACATTATGAGGTTTTACATCACGATGCATAATCCCCATGCTGTGGCAGTAATCAAGTGCCTTTAAAAGCTCAAACAAATAATAGCGAATCTCATAGTCTGTTAATGTTTGATAAAGCTGTTTAAAGTCCGTATTATTCACGTGCTCAAAAATTAGTGCCGGAGTTCGAGACACAGGATCCTTTACAACGGCTAAAAGTGTAATTATGTTAGTTCCACCACGtaaattttccaaaattttgaTTTCGCGCtttatcttcttctttttgACAGGTTTCAGAATTTTAACGACGCATTTTTCTGTGGTTGTTATATTAATTGCCTCAAATACCTCAGAATATTTTCCACGCCCCAATTTACGGACCAATTGATAATCGTCCTGATTTCCCCAATCGACAACATAATTTTCGTAGTCCCAGTATTCATCAGGCTTATGTGCATTTACATCTGTATACACACGAGCTGCACTTGGAAGtgtcatattttttattgctcCGACCTTTAGATGCTCCTCTGCCGTAAAACTTTGTTCGTGATAAAAATGGTTGCTGGAGAATGGCGGCTTGTTTTTTATCTTCGTTCCAGAaaaatcaatattattaaGTTGTCTGAAATAAATTAAGGAATGctgaaatttattataaacattttatataatttcaagaaaaaatatttcttatttattaaatatacataattCACTTTTCAGGGATGTGCAATAATGTGTAGtaataagcaaaaaaaagaaaaattccagtatatatatttttagaaattAGTATCAATAAGTAAAGGGGTAACACCACAGTAACCCATGTTTTTAGAGcgtatttttccatttttattagacTAGAAGGAATGGGTCTAAATCAGGAATGCTcagtcccattgctctcgttcctttgttgttggattgctctgtCCTATGGGTAGAGCAAAGTCATATACGTGTGCTGCTCCCAGCATAGGCAAGGAAAATTACAATAACTTTTCGGCCTAGTGCGAaggcattttgttgttggattggaaattaaaaaaaaaactatcggTATCGGTGCATCGGTACATAAactagatacgttttgaacatagaaacagttatAGATAGATAGTTATAGTTATAGAATTTCGAATGGGGGGAAAATATAACTGTGTCCTGAAATTATTCTAATTATTAGCTTATTAGACATTTAATAACCTTTCAAGGTATAGATTCGgcttaaatttgtttttcagATGTAAATTAGCTTAAGAAATAGTTTGGGGTAACTAAATAAACCCTTAGGGTGAATCTCCCACCCTAAGGGTGGGATCCCTTACATGTGATTGTGCCcctatatttaaattaaacaattattAAAGTCAACTTGTaagtaatattaaaaaaatttcgttAAGCTAGCTTTtctttaagggggcaggatggtttcaggggctgaaaaaaagcacatttttgcgattttttttctcatttctgagtgaaCGAAATGATCCAAattttttacacgataaatggctatatttgtagagtatttaagaatattttttattaagaaataattagtATTTATTCCGTgacggcagtcggccggagtcgcttcaaaaaattggtctcttgcggtgcgtaaagtctggccttacagtgttatctaaaatcaaaaaattgaattgatttacttaaaatatttgtttcttgtgcggatgaacgaaaccattttgaaaaatatgcaattttggatttttggcgcggtttcaaagtcaaaagtgccatttttacataaaaatccgcccatttTTGCccctaaaaaaagtaaaaaaaattaaaaaaaaaaaaagcgttcgttcatccgcaagtatttattgtattaaagatgtgtacaaaattttatttagatccgagcattactttttgagttacgttacgcaccgacttgaaaaagttgttttgagcaaaacgcgtctaaagttttaaaagcaatggaaagtatatggacagaaaaaaactagaaaatcggtatctaagcaagttttagtccgatcgacatgaaactttcacaggatattcttaagataatgttctattatataaaaaatttctgaaaaaaaaattttttttaagtctcaaaccatcctgcccccttaattCGAAATATAAGTGGTCCAGCATTGTTTGGAGATCTCCGATtccaaatatttatatttctacAATTTTactcaaaaattttgaaaaaaaatgacaTATAAGACTAGATAAACTGGAATATCCAATCAGACCAATTGTTTAGTTGGAATGGCagcaaaaacagtttttaGGATGGTCACGCAGAGTTGATAACATTTTTCTTCTATAAATCGATTCTAAAAGTTTTATTGaaaaagtaaaagttattttgAATACGGCCGGAGAAGGTAAGATGTGGTCgtcaaaaaaatatagtgcGGAGAAGGAATTTTCTATGATGAGCAGCGAGAAACTAAGCATCAAAATTACTTTTTACAACTGGCTATCATGATAtctaaacaagaaaggaaaactatcttcgggcggagccgatgttgatatacccttgcagttgagtcgcagtcagctaggtggcgccacgcatcttatattattagatatatagcggatcgtatatagtcggccgatccttatgaaatttggcaaatcggattattttgtccaaaatagaatcagtaccaagtcccatctttctaacttaaaaaacaacaaagttatgccaattccgatcgttctatgacagctataggatatagtcggccgatccttatgaaattttgtacataagatattttggtgaaatataatatgtgtggaaagtcccaactctgacttaaaaaacaccaaagttatggcatttccgatcaatcagttatatggcagctataggatatagccgaccgatctcggccgttccgacttatgtactacctgcaaggaaaagaatgtatgcaaagtttcaactcgatagctttaaaactgagactagtttgcgtagaaaccgacagacagacggacatgcttatatcgactcaggaggtgatcctgatcaagaatatatatacttcatAGGGCCGGAGATATCTCcctcactgcgttgcacacttttgacaaaaattataataccctctgcaagggcaTAAAAACGAATGGAACGATCGCCTTGTAATACGCTGCGTTTAATGGGACATGTGCAGGACATATGTGGCTATTGccgtttgtttttcttataaaaaacaaatacagaaaTCCGAAACGTGTTGTCAGTCTTAATAAAAGGTTGtgttaaaaatgttttattcaaATCTATTAGTTCACGCCTTAGTCACAGAAATACAAATTAAGATgctttcatattttttttaggctTTTCCAAACCGCAGTTTGGCTAAAAACTGATAGCTAGGAGCGGTGCTTTTATTTGGATTACTCCATGGTGTATCTCAAACAATTTATATACCTCAAAGTTCTATCTTTAATGAGCCGAGAAAACAAATTTCAACAAATCAACTACAAACTACAAAGAAAAGCTATCGTATCGGCCCCAGCCAATGCTGAGCTAAAACGATattttgtgttatttttttacatttattccTTAATTTAAAGGAAAcaaacattttatatatataaccTCCGCGTAAAATacatagaaacagacagaccgacatgctttatttattgtcaactcgtcctgatcaagaatacatatacatatgaaCCTTATAGGGTCAAGAATgttggaaaattaaaattctgtGAAGTTATTTAAACTCATATTTACTTCTACGGACCCACGAAGATTGGTGAAATCCAATAGATTCACCACTCGTTCGATAAATTCGATcgatgtatgtatgtgtatatgtatatatacatacatacttgCTCTCGcacatgtacatacatacgtcCAATTTGTACCTAAAACTGCCTAGGTAGCCAAATGTGAATAAGCGTTCATACAAAGGACCGATGTTTATTTAAgtcaaattttaataatgtaaAATTCTTATAGGGAATaataaatgcacaaaaatcCAGCTGTTTCGTAAAAAAAAGTGTATGTAAAAAGGCAGCAAACACAGCTAGAGCAAGTAGACATAATTATAAGCCATTCGAGTCAAAGTGATGAtctggaaaatatttatatttatgtatgtgttttattttttttacatagtTATGCACGCATTCATTTTGGTGTTTCAAATTACTAGTTCTTTACGTTACAAACATCTGAGCCACATTATAGAAccctgcaagggtataaaaataaaattgtaaatttGTCTTACTGTATGTATGTGCATATTTGGATGTGTATAGATACATATATGcacacacatatgtatgtacgtgTTTATTAACATATTATCTACAGCCGGGTTATAAGGTACATATGTAGTTAGTTTTGCAAATTTAAAGAGGCTTTTGAAAATATAAGAATATGGGTAACGTACCAGAAACCGTGAGGTGTATAACAGCTTTGTTCCAATAAATTGCTGATGAACTGCGGACATAATCGACAAGGAATACATTTAGCCTAAagtttatataatatacaaaatTGGATGTAAGGCAACATTAACGAATCTTAATCTACTTCATATGAACCCCTTATATGTTTATATGTGTGTAGaaaacatatacatatattaaaagACCGCTCAATATTGTCTTAGCAATAAAATTGGATATTGAATGTTTAAAAGAACACTGTGTCCGAATCAAATATGTAGATAAATATATGCGTAAAATGtgtcaaaaaagaaaattctAACGTACAAACGTTCATacataaatatgtaaaaaCTTATAAGTATAAGTggtcttaaaatttaaatggttGTAATAAACTAAGTTTGAGGAATTGCCAAAAATATAGCATTTTTAAGCTTAAACATAGACAAAGTATGAAGTTTGATACATATTCTTAACGAAAATGTGTACATTGGCATTTTAAATCAGTATTGTTAACATTTTCTTGTATAGCTATCTACTCAAGCAGAATAGTTCGGAAACTATACTTACGTTTTAGAGTGAAGTTCAAGAGGTTAAGAtggcaattttaattttatgaagGTTAGCCGCTGTCCATCATGGAATTAGTACTTACAATAACTTCATGAGAACTATATGTTTCGACATATCCGTTTATTATCAAAAAGTTAGAAACACtggaattaaaacaaaaatcaaaagtcATAATTGAGAAGCGGTGAAATActgtatacattttttaaatcataAGTATTTTAGTAAAATACAacataaaaatgcaaatacacTTCGAATTTCCGTgccattttattatttttttaacttattCACTATCGCTTTTATACTCTGATGAGTCTTGGTTTTATCATTCTGTCAAGCTATCCGCAATTTGGTTCATAGTGATTCATGGTATTGGTATTATTAGTATTGTTTATTTGAGCTTGAGATTagaagaaataaataacattgctagcttttcccaaaaaaaatatgaaagacTCGTAAATATGAAAGAGGCGTATATGAAAGACTCATTAGTTTATAAATTCTTCACTTATAAATAAGGCTTTGTTGTATATCGCGAAATAAAAACTGAGACCATTCAAGTTATTTTATAtactgtttttgctattgtttgatcgcaacaaatgccgcgactagctcacaaaGTTTGGGGGTGCGTTCCACTGCATTTATAGATTCGaagtgattgcccgagcccagaaataacacagtatgcttcgtttaatacaaatcccctttattatgtttgttgggctaagcagccaccagataggctaattagaatattgataatttgtttatctgcagcggcatttaatcttctcttttgtctcccagattcgcatgcactttgttgtcattttgtagcgcatgcgcttttgggagctttggaagagcttctgcgccaaagcggttcttcttcttgtttttttttttgggagttgttattgacgggccgctatttgttttattgtgcggaattagcttaataaattgaatataaactatcgaatctcgtctttaattcggtcgctatcaaaactctgatcgctcaacattggtgaccccgacgtgatcgcgcccgaagatcaatcagtttaatttcccgagaaactgaaaaaactgcggtacgaaaaacacaaaaataaaaaaaaaaaaaacatctcttggttgtcgatttgcatcactcgcactggagatttgcgggatggagtctggatgtggaactactggatctgctgccgcaagccgggaaaggatgctgcggagaagagcagaggtgacgtgccaggagatggaggcgctgcatcataaggtgaaggctgcagcgcggaatgaggatggcaccattatggcgctggagtcagtggagaagcgtttgcgtgagcggttcaccgcgcttcaagaagagttggaggagcttaacttcagcgagatcgggagtgagctttaTTGGAAATTCTCGCTGCTGGCaactgatgtgcaggtggacattcaggtggaggttgccaagcactccatgagaatcgctgcccactccacacttctcgacggtgccggtgtctcacccatgccatacaagccagccccatccttaccaccgttgccgatgccaacatttagcggcggctatgttgactggccggatttctttgccctttttaagacgacgattgacagccatcctcacctaacaaaagtggaaaagctccggtggctcatttcatgcctgcgcgagtcagccttggagacagtgagagcgctggaaattactgacgcgaactacgatgtggctcttgaccttttgcgcaatcggtttagtaatcggcgattaattttccagtctcacatcaacgagatcctgcagcttcgtgtggtcgagcccggatctgttgctacgttgcgggagctgtcggatcggttcaatgggtgttaagaggagccccgtaaatactcgtgatactccaatgagttctgttttaaaactgtttttatttcacacacttctcttacaagaaagatacatgaaaatcttaaatctatttaaaactacttatcaacggactgcacgctgacatggtatgtgaccctttcttaagtgcttcaagtgcaccacataaatatttggttagactgcaggagatcgtctttcaaaccatgctgttaatcacttattcacatgggtccgatctcctacattctatgtttgggatttttatcgtgttcaatgcttgaacaatgggcatatgcgtgctctcatgagttccggatcagctgccgagatccaaggatgcttgctcatcaAGATTGTCCtacagaagttggatcctgtcacaaaagccaagtgggaagacactctggccggaaacaacgacagccttccgtcttgggagtccatggcacgattcttggagcaaaggtgccggactcttgaatgcgtcgacttttctttggctgcgtatccaccagctaaccaagtgggccgagggagatctacgaataaccgatcgtcgtgcatgattatcaacgctcgtccagctctatgcgccctgtgtggtgttttggcgcacgcgcttcctacatgtccaagcttccttgccttgccacttagtcaacggtacgacgaagtgcgacggctgacccgctgctttgtatgtttggaggatggtcattttgcacgcggatgttcagctgcccgatgtccaaagtgcaatcgccgacatcatgctttgttgcaccattgcgggctgctgcccagctctaacaattccccaccgCTACGAGGTTTGGTttccgccgctggtgttgccgttgctgccccaccttcccagtcaatcaacacgatcttgacgcaggatcgccctactgaagtgctactgccaaccgccaatatcctcatccgtggtcgatcaggtgcctttctgccttgcagagtgttattggactctggttcacaagttcaccttatttcatcgcggctggcaagtcaacttcagcttcctcgcaccaaaagctgtgtagcggtagcaggtctcggcggcactgagtttgctacggatggatcctccgttaatgtgtgtgtgaagtctcgactaaccacatattgtgcgaacctagaggcggttatagtatctcatattgcggactgtcagcccagccttaaaattgatatttcgaaatggaagattcctcacggcgtagcgctggctgatcccaacttccacagaccgcaaggtgtggacctgctaattggagccagcctgttcttcaacctattgtcagttggccaaatccaattaggtcactgcctcccagttgtccaaaatacactatttggatgggtggtttctggacgcaatggactatcgcgggatgctggattgccctatgtagaaggagaagaggagaagaatcaacgttccggaccccctgcactcgttaggagaactcgactcccgcattggtctattggggggagcaatgcatggtcaagggtttggaagaaattggtgtgcctttttcgccctgtgagttcttaatcttcttaatgaaaCTACGCAACCTGTGGAAtatcccttaaaagatgtgtctgctgcccttccaaaattgttattgaaggcacgcccttcaataggggggaggatgttgggctaagcagccaccagataggctaattagaatattgataatttgtttatctgcagcggcatttaatcttctcttttgtctcccagattcgcatgcactttgttgtcattttgtagcgcatgcgcttttgggagctttggaagagcttctgcgccaaagcggttcttcttcttgttttttttttgggagttgttattaacgggccgctatttgttttattgtgcggaattagcttaataaattgaatataaactatcgaatctcgtctttaattcggtcgctatcaaaactctgatcgctcaacaatgttaaatttacaaaagggtgaatctcaccggctgcttggttcagccgaccgaccgctcgtcctcccgtcgatccccgatccccgcaccgggttggtgccaatacacacgccctcccaaagcttgcgcccggcaggtcgtgtggtcttggtgcttggcaccgaaacggctcacggttcccttcgtttggactcacggactctggttgcgggtctgtgttgttgttgttgtcttcttcgctgctcttctgctgccgctgctcgtccgtcgccgctgctcctctgacgttgctgctccctcgtcgttgctgctcttccgacgtcgctgctgctccctcgtcgttgccgttgctccctcgtcgtcgccgcttctgttgctgctcttctgtcgctgcttctcctttgcgggtgccgtggaccttcggtatctttggctcactgggaatgccctttcgccgtggccggcacctaatccgtgttaacagaccgatcggctcacctcccaggcatacgccgggcaggatatgcttctcgctgcttagcggccggatcagggcatgAAGGGTCTACCTACCcgacaggacacgcccccggtcgcgttcgccactcgcctccaaacacctgcgtgcctacgctccgcaggatctatggtagaccagaggttttggcgtcgcgtcttctttaactccaggtgatacgctgtgcatacgccccagcgcctggatcaggattcttctgattttcccggggtgtccctgcgtggtttcacttgtgggcttgagttaccgagctggctatccctcgctcacttaaaaatatttgagagagaattctatattttttgaatGGAATTGTGTTAAAGTGTTGGAATATAAATCCAAAACATTTTTGTATAGATTCCTCCAGACTTCGTACTGGCTCAAAAAG of the Drosophila ananassae strain 14024-0371.13 chromosome 2R, ASM1763931v2, whole genome shotgun sequence genome contains:
- the LOC6493877 gene encoding casein kinase II subunit alpha, with product MTLPSAARVYTDVNAHKPDEYWDYENYVVDWGNQDDYQLVRKLGRGKYSEVFEAINITTTEKCVVKILKPVKKKKIKREIKILENLRGGTNIITLLAVVKDPVSRTPALIFEHVNNTDFKQLYQTLTDYEIRYYLFELLKALDYCHSMGIMHRDVKPHNVMIDHENRKLRLIDWGLAEFYHPGQEYNVRVASRYFKGPELLVDYQMYDYSLDMWSLGCMLASMIFRKEPFFHGHDNYDQLVRIAKVLGTEELYAYLDKYNIDLDPRFHDILQRHSRKRWERFVHSDNQHLVSPEALDFLDKLLRYDHVDRLTAREAMAHPYFLPIVNGQMNPNNQQ